The Bacillus sp. NEB1478 genome contains the following window.
TTCATTCGAGAAACACTTTGGATGCAAATCCTAAGTCCATCATCCGTCCATTTCAATCAAAACAAAACACCCCGTCATCGAATCAAGAATATAATAAAAACACATCGAACATATTCAGAAAGAGGAGAGATGGAAAGTGAATAAGGATGATCTTCAGAAGCTTTACTCTGAAATCAAAGCTAATAAAACAAATGCATCAGGAAATAATACTCTTTTTAAACCTAAAGAAAAAAAAGGCTGCAGTTCTTGTGGCAAAGTAACTTGGAAACCAAATAAATTGAACTGAAAAAGTGCTGTTGCTAATGCAACGGCACTTTAATTTATTAACTTGCGGGGTTACTATCCCCATGAAATTTGAGATGAGTCCAATTTTTGTAAGGTGTAAAATCTGTGATTTACCCGAAAGATCACATCCCTCCATCTCCCACTTTGTAGAAGTCACTTCAGATGCAGGATTTACAGATATGCATACCTGCAGTTTCTTTTGAAAAAGGATATCGCAGTTATTAAAATGGTTTTTCTCATGCCAACCATTCTTTTAATTCTTGAAGCTGTTTTTTATAAGAAGGAACTTTGTATAGATAATCGAGTCTGGCGTTATATAGAGTGCGGTCTATTCGGAGTTCAGTATGAGGGATTATGTTTATATTATCTTTTTGAAATATTTGTTTGATTAAGGATAGTAATTCATGTCTTGAAACCGTTTCTGGTGCTGTTAAATGATACAAACCTGAAACTGGGTTTTCGATTGCATGGTGGATAAATTTCGCTAATTCTAACGTTGTTACACCATTCCACATCACATGAGTAAACCCTTTAATCGTTCCTTGTTGTTTCATAAACCATTGAAACAAACCAATTCCATCTTTTATTTCTGGACCAATTAAGGAAGTTCGAATTGTTAAGTGTTGTCCTGATTTAATTTCTCCGAGTACCTTTGTTTTAGCATACATGGTGATGCCGTCTGGAACTGATTCTTCGTTATAATTGCCTCCGTTTCCGCTAAACACACAATCTGTACTGATATGAATTAATTTCCCGCCGTATTCTGCAAGATGCTTTTTTAATTCATGCGGCAGTAGACTATTTACTAGGATCGCTTCTCTTTGATGGAATGCAGCATGTTCATTTAATAGTCCGATACAGTTAATGATGATATCAGGTTTATAATTTTGAATGACTTCTTTAATCTGATTAAGGTCGGTTGCATCCAGCTTAATTTGTCCTTCATCATCGTCTCTAGATGTCAAGTGCAGAGTATATGGTGTATTTTTTCTAAAATAGGAAGCTATCATATGACCCGCCATTCCATTAGCTCCTAAAATCATGATATTCAATTCGAGAAACCGCCTTCAACAAGCATTTGGTGAATTTCTTCATTTGTCATCAAATCATTCTCTG
Protein-coding sequences here:
- a CDS encoding SDR family oxidoreductase, with product MILGANGMAGHMIASYFRKNTPYTLHLTSRDDDEGQIKLDATDLNQIKEVIQNYKPDIIINCIGLLNEHAAFHQREAILVNSLLPHELKKHLAEYGGKLIHISTDCVFSGNGGNYNEESVPDGITMYAKTKVLGEIKSGQHLTIRTSLIGPEIKDGIGLFQWFMKQQGTIKGFTHVMWNGVTTLELAKFIHHAIENPVSGLYHLTAPETVSRHELLSLIKQIFQKDNINIIPHTELRIDRTLYNARLDYLYKVPSYKKQLQELKEWLA